A genome region from Arachis duranensis cultivar V14167 chromosome 6, aradu.V14167.gnm2.J7QH, whole genome shotgun sequence includes the following:
- the LOC107492465 gene encoding sucrose synthase 2 has protein sequence MSNPPKLGRVPSIRDRVQDTLSAHRNELVSLLSRYVAQGKGILQPHSLIDELENILGEDQSTVELKNGPFGEIIKSAQEAIVLPPFVAIAVRPRPGVWEYVRVNIFELSVEQLSVSEYLSFKEELVDGQINDNFVLELDFEPFNASFPRPTRSSSIGNGVQFLNRHLSSSMFRNKDSLEPLLEFLRVHKYKGHPLMLNDRIQSISKLQSALAKAEEYLSKLAPETLYSEFEYVLQGMGFERGWGDTAERVLENMHLLLDILQAPDPSILETFLGRVPMVFNVVILSPHGYFGQANVLGLPDTGGQVVYILDQVRALENEMLLRIQKQGLDFTPRILIVTRLIPDAKGTTCNQRLERVSGTEYTHILRVPFRSDKGTLKKWISRFDVWPYLETYAEDVASEIAAELQGYPDFIIGNYSDGNLVASLLAYKMGVTQCTIAHALEKTKYPDSDIYWKKFEDKYHFSCQFTADLIAMNNADFIITSTYQEIAGTKNTVGQYESHTAFTLPGLYRVVHGIDVFDPKFNIVSPGADMSIYFPYSDKQKRLTSLHGSIEKLLFDPEQTDEHIGTLKDKSKPIIFSMARLDRVKNISGLVESFAKNNKLRELVNLVVVAGYIDVKKSRDREEISEIEKMHGLIKEYNLDGDFRWIAAQTNRARNGELYRYIADTKGVFVQPAFYEAFGLTVVEAMTCGLPTFATCHGGPAEIIEHGVSGFHIDPYHPDQVSEILLGFFQKCNEDPSHWNKISDGGLQRIYERYTWKIYSERLMTLAGVYSFWKHVSKLERRETRRYLEMFYILKFRDLVNSVPLAKDDDAN, from the exons ATGTCGAATCCACCTAAGCTCGGTCGAGTTCCCAGCATCAGAGACAGAGTTCAAGACACTCTCTCTGCTCACCGCAACGAACTTGTTTCTCTCCTCTCCAG GTATGTGGCTCAGGGGAAAGGGATTTTGCAACCTCATAGTTTGATCGATGAGCTTGAAAATATCCTTGGTGAGGATCAATCTACAGTGGAGCTTAAAAATGGTCCCTTTGGCGAAATCATAAAGTCTGCACAG GAAGCCATAGTTTTGCCTCCCTTTGTGGCCATAGCAGTTCGTCCAAGACCTGGTGTGTGGGAATATGTCCGTGTTAATATATTTGAACTCAGTGTGGAGCAATTGAGTGTTTCTGAATATCTCAGCTTCAAGGAAGAACTTGTAGATGGACA GATTAACGATAATTTTGTGCTGGAGCTAGATTTTGAACCATTTAATGCATCATTTCCACGCCCCACTCGTTCATCATCCATTGGCAATGGTGTCCAATTTCTCAATCGCCACCTTTCTTCAAGTATGTTTCGTAACAAAGATTCCTTGGAGCCCTTGCTTGAATTCCTACGTGTTCACAAGTATAAAGGCcatcccc TGATGTTAAATGACCGTATACAAAGCATTTCCAAACTTCAATCTGCTCTGGCCAAGGCTGAGGAGTATCTTTCTAAGCTTGCACCTGAAACACTTTATTCCGAGTTTGAATATGT GTTACAAGGAATGGGTTTTGAGAGGGGTTGGGGTGACACTGCTGAACGTGTATTAGAGAACATGCATTTGCTATTGGATATTCTCCAGGCTCCTGATCCTTCTATactagagacttttcttgggaGAGTGCCTATGGTGTTTAATGTTGTTATATTATCTCCTCATGGCTACTTTGGCCAAGCCAATGTCCTGGGTTTGCCTGACACTGGAGGACAG GTTGTTTATATACTAGATCAAGTTCGTGCCCTTGAGAATGAGATGCTCCTTCGGATCCAGAAGCAAGGACTTGATTTTACTCCTAGAATTTTGATT GTTACCAGGTTGATACCTGATGCAAAGGGTACAACATGCAACCAGCGGCTAGAAAGAGTCAGTGGTACTGAGTACACTCATATTTTGCGAGTTCCATTCAGATCTGATAAAGGAACCCTCAAGAAATGGATCTCGAGGTTTGATGTCTGGCCATATCTTGAGACTTATGCAGAG GATGTTGCCAGTGAAATTGCTGCTGAGTTGCAAGGTTATCCAGATTTCATCATTGGAAACTACAGTGATGGGAACCTTGTTGCATCTTTATTGGCTTATAAGATGGGAGTTACCCAG TGCACAATTGCGCATGCGCTGGAGAAGACAAAATATCCAGATTCAGATATATATTGGAAGAAATTTGAGGATAAATATCATTTTTCATGTCAGTTCACTGCTGACTTAATAGCTATGAATAATGCAGATTTTATCATCACTAGTACATACCAAGAGATTGCGGGAAC GAAGAATACTGTTGGCCAGTATGAGAGCCACACTGCTTTTACTCTTCCTGGACTCTATAGGGTTGTCCATGGCATTGATGTGTTTGATCCCAAGTTCAATATTGTCTCTCCTGGAGCAGACATGTCGATCTATTTCCCCTACTCCGACAAGCAGAAAAGATTAACATCTCTGCATGGTTCCATTGAAAAGCTATTATTTGATCCTGAGCAGACTGATGAGCACAT TGGCACGCTGAAAGACAAGTCAAAGCCTATAATATTCTCCATGGCAAGGCTAGACAGAGTAAAAAACATCTCTGGCTTGGTAGAAAGCTTTGCTAAGAACAACAAATTGAGGGAATTGGTGAACCTTGTGGTGGTTGCTGGTTATATTGATGTGAAAAAGTCCAGGGACAGAGAAGAAATATCAGAAATTGAGAAGATGCATGGTCTCATAAAAGAGTACAATCTCGATGGTGATTTTCGGTGGATTGCTGCCCAAACAAATAGAGCACGTAATGGTGAGCTGTATCGCTACATAGCGGACACAAAAGGTGTTTTCGTTCAG CCTGCTTTCTATGAAGCTTTTGGTCTTACAGTTGTGGAGGCCATGACTTGTGGCCTTCCCACATTTGCTACCTGCCATGGTGGTCCTGCTGAGATCATCGAACATGGTGTATCAGGATTCCATATTGATCCTTATCACCCTGACCAAGTTTCTGAGATTTTGCTTGGATTCTTCCAAAAATGCAATGAAGATCCAAGCCATTGGAATAAAATATCTGATGGTGGTCTTCAAAGAATTTATGAAAG GTACACATGGAAGATATATTCTGAAAGGCTTATGACCTTGGCTGGAGTTTATAGTTTCTGGAAACACGTCTCCAAATTAGAAAGGCGTGAAACCCGAAGATATCTTGAGATGTTCTATATTCTGAAGTTCCGCGATTTG GTAAATTCAGTTCCGCTAGCAAAGGATGATGATGCAAATTAG
- the LOC107492467 gene encoding endoglucanase 17 yields the protein MCHFTFLGWLLLSLSLNMPLFLPSFPSLFFLLSLLSTTLLSHSFPFPNHGHRPHPHHFASHNYRDALSKSIIFFEGQRSGKLPSNQRITWRRDSALSDGSAMHVDLVGGYYDAGDNVKFGFPMAFTTTMLSWSVLEFGGVMKGELQNAREAIRWGTDYLLKATAHPGTIYVQVGDAKKDHACWERPEDMDTPRNVYKIDHNTPGSEVAAETAAALAAASLVFKKTDPTYSKILVRRAISVFQFADKYRGSYSNGLKPFVCPFYCSYSGYEDELLWGAAWLHKATRNSIYLNYIKVNGQTLGAAESDNTFGWDNKHVGARILLSKEFLVQKVQTLHDYKGHADNFICSLIPGTSFSSAQYTPGGLLFKMSDSNMQYVTSTSFLLLTYAKYLTKSHTVVNCGGTTVTPKRLRAIAKKQVDYLLGDNPLKMSYMVGYGPRYPRRIHHRGSSLPSISVHPGKIQCSAGFGVMNSQSPNPNVLVGAVIGGPDLHDRFPDERSDYEQSEPATYINAPLVGTLAYLAHSFGQL from the exons ATGTGTCACTTCACCTTCCTTGGTTGGTTGCTTCTTTCTCTCTCACTCAACATGCCTCTCTtccttccttcttttccttctttgtttttccttctttctcttctctcaaccactcttctctctcactcCTTCCCCTTCCCCAACCATGGCCACCGCCCTCACCCTCACCATTTCGCCTCTCACAACTACAGAGATGCTCTCAGCAAGTCCATCATCTTCTTTGAAGGCCAGAGGTCTGGCAAGCTCCCTTCTAACCAGAGGATAACTTGGAGGAGAGACTCTGCTCTCTCTGATGGTTCTGCCATGCAT GTTGATTTGGTGGGAGGGTACTACGATGCAGGGGACAATGTGAAGTTCGGTTTTCCGATGGCATTCACGACCACCATGCTCTCATGGAGTGTTCTCGAGTTCGGTGGGGTCATGAAGGGCGAGTTGCAGAATGCCAGAGAGGCCATCCGCTGGGGAACTGATTACCTTCTCAAAGCCACTGCACATCCTGGCACCATTTATGTTCAg GTGGGAGACGCTAAGAAGGACCACGCGTGTTGGGAGAGGCCAGAAGACATGGATACTCCAAGAAATGTGTACAAGATAGACCATAATACCCCTGGTTCAGAAGTGGCCGCGGAAACCGCTGCGGCTCTTGCAGCTGCTTCTCTTGTTTTCAAGAAAACCGACCCCACCTACTCCAAAATTTTGGTTAGGAGGGCCATCTCT GTTTTCCAATTTGCTGATAAATACAGAGGATCATACAGCAATGGGTTGAAGCCATTTGTGTGCCCGTTCTACTGCTCTTACTCAGGCTATGAGGATGAGCTTCTTTGGGGTGCTGCTTGGTTGCACAAGGCTACTAGGAACTCCATCTATCTTAACTACATTAAGGTTAATGGACAAACACTTGGTGCTGCAGAATCTGACAATACATTTGGGTGGGATAACAAGCATGTTGGAGCAAGAATCCTTCTCTCTAAGGAATTTCTTGTTCAGAAAGTGCAAACCCTGCATGACTATAAGGGTCACGCGGACAATTTCATCTGTTCCCTCATTCCAGGAACCTCTTTCTCTTCGGCACAATACACACCAGGTGGGCTTCTATTCAAGATGAGTGATAGCAACATGCAGTATGTTACATCCACCTCCTTCCTTCTCTTAACATATGCCAAATACTTGACCAAATCCCACACCGTCGTCAACTGTGGCGGCACCACCGTTACTCCCAAGAGGCTCCGTGCAATAGCCAAAAAGCAGGTGGATTACTTGCTGGGAGACAATCCCTTGAAGATGTCGTACATGGTGGGATATGGTCCAAGGTACCCAAGAAGGATACACCACCGGGGATCATCTCTGCCGtccatttctgtacaccctggCAAGATCCAATGCTCAGCAGGGTTCGGTGTCATGAACTCACAGTCCCCCAACCCCAACGTTCTTGTTGGTGCCGTGATTGGAGGGCCGGATCTGCATGATAGGTTCCCGGATGAACGGTCAGATTATGAGCAGTCAGAGCCAGCCACTTATATCAACGCACCTCTTGTGGGTACACTCGCTTATCTTGCACACTCATTTGGCCAACTCTGA